From Triticum aestivum cultivar Chinese Spring chromosome 4A, IWGSC CS RefSeq v2.1, whole genome shotgun sequence, a single genomic window includes:
- the LOC123082672 gene encoding pirin-like protein isoform X1, whose translation MSSSSTPVTFENPRKVVKKVLSLSQSEGDGATVRRSIGGCELRNLDPFLLLDEFSVSKPAGFPDHPHRGFETVTYMLDVRTHALSFFHVFSQIYSASIVLPARCLLKCCSVFYVLTMHAGGLHPPGLLGAQGHHQDRRCPGRGIVHSEMPAADGVQKGLQLWINLASKDKMIEPRYQELKSKDISQAEKHGVKVRIIAGEAFGVQSPVYTRTPTMYMDFTMQPGSQLHQPIPEGWNAFVYIIEGEGVFGGEGDAPASTHHCLVLGAGNGLSVWKRSGAQLRFVLAAGQPLNEPVVQQGLFVMNSRAQIQQAMQDYYYGRNGFEKASQWSSA comes from the exons ATGTCTTCCTCTTCCACGCCCGTGACGTTTGAGAATCCGAGGAAGGTGGTGAAGAAGGTGCTGTCCTTGTCCCAGTCCGAGGGGGACggcgccaccgtccgccggagcatcGGCGG TTGCGAGCTCCGGAACCTGGACCCGTTTCTCCTGCTCGACGAGTTCTCCGTCTCCAAGCCCGCCGGATTCCCCGACCACCCCCACCGGGGCTTCGAGACCGTCACCTACATGCTCGACGTACGGACGCATGCTCTGAGCTTCTTCCATGTTTTTTCTCAAATTTACTCTGCCTCCATCGTGTTGCCTGCAAGGTGTTTGCTGAAATGCTGTTCTGTCTTCTACGTTCTGACGATGCATGCAGGGGGCCTTCACCCACCAGGACTTCTCGGGGCACAAGGGCACCATCAGGACAGGAGATGTCCAG GGCGCGGCATCGTGCACTCGGAGATGCCGGCGGCCGACGGCGTGCAGAAGGGCCTGCAGCTCTGGATCAACCTCGCCTCCAAGGACAAGAT GATCGAGCCACGGTACCAGGAGCTCAAGAGCAAGGACATTAGCCAGGCTGAGAAGCATGGTGTGAAGGTGCGGATCATCGCAGGGGAGGCCTTCGGGGTGCAGTCGCCAGTCTACACACGCACACCAACAATGTACATGGACTTCACAATGCAACCAGGGTCGCAGCTCCACCAGCCGATCCCCGAGGGCTGGAACGCTTTCGTGTACATCATCGAGGGGGAGGGTGTATTTGGTGGGGAGGGCGATGCACCGGCGAGCACGCACCATTGCCTCGTGCTTGGTGCCGGCAACGGGCTTAGCGTGTGGAAACGGTCTGGCGCGCAGCTGCGGTTCGTGCTGGCGGCAGGGCAGCCGTTGAATGAGCCAGTGGTGCAGCAGGGGCTCTTCGTCATGAACTCTCGTGCCCAGATCCAGCAGGCCATGCAGGACTATTACTACGGACGCAACGGCTTCGAGAAGGCCAGCCAGTGGAGCTCCGCCTGA
- the LOC123082672 gene encoding pirin-like protein isoform X2 has protein sequence MSSSSTPVTFENPRKVVKKVLSLSQSEGDGATVRRSIGGCELRNLDPFLLLDEFSVSKPAGFPDHPHRGFETVTYMLDGAFTHQDFSGHKGTIRTGDVQWMTAGRGIVHSEMPAADGVQKGLQLWINLASKDKMIEPRYQELKSKDISQAEKHGVKVRIIAGEAFGVQSPVYTRTPTMYMDFTMQPGSQLHQPIPEGWNAFVYIIEGEGVFGGEGDAPASTHHCLVLGAGNGLSVWKRSGAQLRFVLAAGQPLNEPVVQQGLFVMNSRAQIQQAMQDYYYGRNGFEKASQWSSA, from the exons ATGTCTTCCTCTTCCACGCCCGTGACGTTTGAGAATCCGAGGAAGGTGGTGAAGAAGGTGCTGTCCTTGTCCCAGTCCGAGGGGGACggcgccaccgtccgccggagcatcGGCGG TTGCGAGCTCCGGAACCTGGACCCGTTTCTCCTGCTCGACGAGTTCTCCGTCTCCAAGCCCGCCGGATTCCCCGACCACCCCCACCGGGGCTTCGAGACCGTCACCTACATGCTCGAC GGGGCCTTCACCCACCAGGACTTCTCGGGGCACAAGGGCACCATCAGGACAGGAGATGT ACAATGGATGACGGCAGGGCGCGGCATCGTGCACTCGGAGATGCCGGCGGCCGACGGCGTGCAGAAGGGCCTGCAGCTCTGGATCAACCTCGCCTCCAAGGACAAGAT GATCGAGCCACGGTACCAGGAGCTCAAGAGCAAGGACATTAGCCAGGCTGAGAAGCATGGTGTGAAGGTGCGGATCATCGCAGGGGAGGCCTTCGGGGTGCAGTCGCCAGTCTACACACGCACACCAACAATGTACATGGACTTCACAATGCAACCAGGGTCGCAGCTCCACCAGCCGATCCCCGAGGGCTGGAACGCTTTCGTGTACATCATCGAGGGGGAGGGTGTATTTGGTGGGGAGGGCGATGCACCGGCGAGCACGCACCATTGCCTCGTGCTTGGTGCCGGCAACGGGCTTAGCGTGTGGAAACGGTCTGGCGCGCAGCTGCGGTTCGTGCTGGCGGCAGGGCAGCCGTTGAATGAGCCAGTGGTGCAGCAGGGGCTCTTCGTCATGAACTCTCGTGCCCAGATCCAGCAGGCCATGCAGGACTATTACTACGGACGCAACGGCTTCGAGAAGGCCAGCCAGTGGAGCTCCGCCTGA